Proteins found in one Bremerella volcania genomic segment:
- a CDS encoding ISAs1 family transposase, whose amino-acid sequence MSSRSPVSLQECFADLTDPRTRKVTYPLTNIVTIALCAVMSGADDFVAIADWAEMKKEWLGKFLDLSSGIPSHDRFNAILASLNPAEFEKCLLTWITALHEITDGQIIAIDGKTLRRSFDKASSKAAIHMVSAWATANHVSLGQVVTDAKSNEITAIPKLLEIVEVSGSLVTIDAQGCQQDIAQKIVDQGADYCLAVKRNQPTLHDSIEDFFVAQQESNFKRAKVHRHETHEKGHGREESRSYYICPVNDEIITRDRWSNLRAIGMTINIVKQGGNETSEVRYYILSKYLSGKRFAEAVRGHWGIENSLHWQLDVTFGEDQSRIRKGHADANFSLLRRTSLSLLKNNKTAKVGVKNKRLKCGWGDDYRMEVLLGR is encoded by the coding sequence ATGTCGTCACGTTCGCCTGTTTCCCTTCAAGAGTGCTTTGCCGATCTGACCGATCCGCGGACTCGCAAGGTGACTTATCCGTTAACGAATATCGTGACCATCGCGCTGTGTGCGGTGATGAGTGGGGCGGATGATTTTGTGGCTATCGCCGACTGGGCCGAGATGAAGAAGGAGTGGCTGGGTAAGTTCCTTGATTTGAGTTCCGGCATCCCTTCGCACGATCGCTTTAATGCGATCTTGGCTTCGCTGAATCCGGCTGAGTTTGAGAAGTGTTTGCTGACTTGGATCACCGCCTTACACGAAATCACCGACGGGCAGATCATCGCGATTGACGGCAAGACGCTGCGGCGGAGTTTCGACAAGGCCAGCAGCAAGGCGGCCATTCACATGGTCAGTGCCTGGGCGACTGCCAATCATGTGAGTCTCGGCCAGGTAGTAACCGACGCGAAGAGCAACGAGATCACCGCCATTCCCAAACTGCTTGAAATCGTCGAGGTTTCCGGCAGTTTAGTGACGATTGACGCTCAAGGTTGCCAACAGGACATCGCTCAGAAGATCGTCGACCAGGGAGCCGATTATTGCCTGGCCGTGAAGCGCAATCAGCCGACCCTCCACGATTCGATCGAAGATTTTTTTGTCGCGCAGCAGGAAAGCAATTTCAAGCGAGCCAAAGTACACCGTCACGAAACGCACGAGAAAGGGCATGGTCGCGAGGAGTCGCGTTCCTATTATATCTGCCCTGTGAACGACGAGATCATCACACGAGATCGTTGGTCGAACTTGAGGGCGATCGGGATGACGATCAATATCGTGAAGCAAGGCGGGAACGAGACGAGCGAGGTGCGATACTATATCCTGAGCAAGTACCTTTCCGGCAAGCGTTTCGCCGAGGCCGTTCGCGGTCATTGGGGCATTGAAAACAGCCTGCACTGGCAACTGGACGTGACGTTCGGTGAAGATCAATCTCGCATCCGCAAAGGGCACGCCGACGCCAACTTTAGCCTGCTACGAAGGACGAGCCTGAGCCTGCTGAAGAACAACAAGACAGCCAAGGTCGGCGTGAAGAACAAACGATTAAAATGCGGCTGGGGCGATGACTACCGCATGGAAGTCCTGCTGGGACGGTGA
- a CDS encoding YifB family Mg chelatase-like AAA ATPase: MLAQLRTYSMAGIDAIPVEVEVDVSPTALPKTVLVGLPEAAVKESVHRIERAIVNSGFFCPRDRVVINLAPAELPKNAASFDLPITLGILLGSGQLVSDRLSDYAIVGELALDGNTRPIRGILSKAMETEKQQLRGIIVPAENAREAAVVEGIEVIPVASLTEAVGFLSGQLDIEPVPPQIHALLEEHSTYEVDFADVRGQELAKRAATIAAAGMHNLLLVGPPGSGKTMVAKRVRTILPELTPIESVETTRIYSATGRLATNQPLLATRPFRSPHHTISEAGLVGGGSNPAPGEISLSHNGILFLDELPEFNRRTLELMRQPLEDRQVTISRALRSVTFPADFMLVAAMNPCPCGFRNDPRRDCRCTVPQVEKYVGKISGPLLDRIDIQIEVPAVPYQELASQTDGTSSTELKEMVIAARKIQTRRFVGSRTRYNAQMSSREVRKFCHVEEEGATLMKQSISNFGLSARAYDKILRLARTIADLESATVISADHVCEAINYRMLDRSLVG, from the coding sequence ATGCTGGCTCAACTACGCACCTACTCGATGGCCGGCATCGATGCGATTCCCGTGGAAGTCGAAGTCGACGTTTCCCCCACGGCACTTCCCAAAACGGTTCTGGTCGGCCTGCCGGAAGCGGCGGTGAAAGAGAGCGTCCACCGCATCGAACGGGCCATCGTCAACTCCGGCTTCTTCTGCCCGCGGGATCGCGTGGTGATCAACCTGGCTCCGGCCGAACTTCCCAAGAACGCCGCTTCGTTCGACTTGCCCATCACGCTGGGCATTCTGCTGGGCAGCGGTCAACTCGTCAGCGATCGGCTCAGCGATTACGCCATCGTCGGCGAACTGGCACTCGACGGCAACACGCGTCCCATCCGCGGCATTCTTTCCAAGGCAATGGAAACCGAAAAACAGCAGCTGCGGGGCATCATCGTGCCGGCCGAAAATGCCCGGGAGGCGGCCGTCGTGGAAGGGATCGAGGTCATCCCGGTCGCCAGCCTGACCGAAGCGGTCGGCTTCCTTTCGGGCCAGCTCGATATCGAACCGGTCCCACCGCAAATCCACGCCTTGCTGGAAGAGCACTCCACCTACGAAGTCGACTTCGCCGACGTTCGCGGCCAGGAACTCGCCAAACGAGCCGCTACGATCGCCGCGGCCGGGATGCACAATCTTCTGCTCGTCGGGCCGCCTGGCTCGGGCAAGACGATGGTCGCCAAGCGAGTCCGAACGATCCTGCCCGAACTGACGCCGATTGAATCGGTCGAAACGACCCGCATCTACAGCGCCACCGGCCGCCTGGCCACCAACCAGCCGCTGCTGGCGACCCGTCCGTTTCGTTCGCCGCATCATACGATCTCCGAGGCTGGCCTCGTCGGAGGCGGCAGCAACCCGGCCCCTGGCGAGATCAGCCTGTCGCACAACGGCATCCTGTTTCTGGACGAACTGCCGGAGTTCAATCGCCGCACGCTGGAACTGATGCGGCAGCCGCTGGAAGATCGGCAGGTCACCATCAGCCGGGCCTTGCGTAGCGTCACCTTCCCGGCCGACTTCATGCTGGTCGCGGCGATGAATCCGTGCCCGTGCGGTTTCCGCAACGACCCCCGTCGCGATTGCCGCTGCACCGTTCCCCAGGTCGAGAAATACGTCGGGAAGATCTCCGGTCCTTTGCTCGACCGGATCGACATCCAGATCGAAGTCCCGGCGGTCCCCTACCAGGAACTGGCCAGCCAGACCGATGGCACCAGCAGCACCGAACTGAAGGAGATGGTCATCGCGGCCCGCAAAATCCAAACCCGCCGTTTCGTCGGTAGCCGCACCCGCTACAACGCCCAAATGAGCAGCCGCGAAGTCCGCAAGTTCTGCCACGTGGAAGAAGAAGGGGCGACGCTGATGAAGCAAAGCATCAGCAACTTCGGGCTCAGTGCCAGGGCGTACGATAAGATCTTGCGCCTGGCGAGAACGATCGCCGACTTGGAATCGGCCACGGTGATCTCGGCGGATCACGTTTGCGAGGCAATAAACTATCGGATGTTGGATCGGAGTTTGGTGGGGTAG
- a CDS encoding DUF1501 domain-containing protein, translating to MKRFQHLLGPEGCGTRAHFNRRTLLGAGAGLAWLTPLSQLLAASSEEKSNKGRPKSVIVLWMQGGPSQLETWDPHPGKMIGGDTKAIDTSVKGLKIADTMPHTAEVMHEMALLRCVTSKEGDHERATYNMQTGYRPDPTLIHPSIGAILCHELSAEGVEIPRHVSIFPSAFPSRGGFLGNQYDAFKMYDPTGPLPDLPRRVPEDRFEARLSDLDILESSFSKGRRFDLEQNKTLHRKTVDRATTMMTSDQIDAFNIDGVPTEVKEQFGDTPFGRGCLCATQLIETGVRCVQVTLSGWDTHANNHELQSARAGDLDAALSATIKHLKERDRLEDTIVLCGGEFGRTPKINPAAGRDHWPHGFSVALAGGGIRKGVFLGETDPEGEKITPETKHAVRVEDIHATIHSALGINIHKDYQTPIGRPMAICQGTPISKIVADA from the coding sequence ATGAAACGCTTTCAACATCTTCTCGGTCCCGAAGGTTGCGGCACACGTGCACACTTCAACCGCCGCACGCTGCTGGGTGCCGGTGCAGGGTTGGCCTGGCTGACGCCTCTTTCCCAACTATTGGCCGCCTCATCGGAAGAGAAATCGAACAAGGGACGCCCCAAATCGGTGATCGTCCTCTGGATGCAAGGGGGCCCCAGCCAGTTGGAAACCTGGGACCCACATCCCGGCAAGATGATCGGCGGCGATACCAAAGCGATCGATACCTCGGTGAAAGGGCTGAAGATCGCCGACACCATGCCGCATACCGCCGAAGTGATGCACGAGATGGCCCTGCTGCGCTGCGTGACCAGCAAGGAAGGAGATCACGAGCGGGCCACCTACAACATGCAGACCGGCTACCGGCCTGACCCCACGCTAATTCACCCGTCGATCGGAGCAATTCTCTGTCACGAGCTTTCAGCCGAAGGGGTCGAAATCCCTCGTCACGTGTCGATCTTCCCCTCGGCGTTCCCGTCGCGGGGAGGCTTCCTGGGGAACCAGTACGACGCGTTCAAGATGTACGATCCCACAGGCCCGCTGCCAGACCTTCCGCGGCGTGTCCCGGAGGATCGCTTCGAGGCCCGGCTCAGCGATTTGGACATCCTCGAATCAAGCTTTTCCAAAGGTCGCCGATTCGATCTGGAACAGAACAAGACCCTGCACCGCAAAACAGTCGATCGTGCCACCACGATGATGACTTCCGACCAGATCGATGCGTTCAACATCGACGGCGTGCCGACCGAAGTGAAAGAGCAGTTCGGCGATACTCCGTTCGGCCGAGGCTGCTTGTGCGCGACGCAGCTCATCGAGACTGGCGTCCGCTGCGTGCAAGTCACGCTTAGCGGCTGGGACACGCACGCCAACAATCACGAGTTGCAATCGGCCCGGGCCGGTGATCTCGATGCCGCGTTGAGCGCGACCATCAAGCATCTTAAGGAGCGTGATCGACTCGAAGACACCATCGTCCTGTGCGGCGGCGAGTTCGGCCGAACCCCCAAAATCAATCCCGCCGCTGGTCGCGATCACTGGCCGCACGGCTTCAGCGTGGCCTTGGCCGGGGGTGGAATTCGCAAAGGGGTTTTCCTCGGAGAAACCGACCCCGAAGGGGAAAAGATCACGCCCGAAACGAAGCACGCGGTTCGTGTCGAGGATATCCACGCCACGATCCACAGCGCCCTGGGCATTAATATCCACAAGGACTATCAGACCCCGATCGGCCGCCCGATGGCCATTTGCCAGGGGACGCCCATTTCCAAAATTGTCGCCGACGCCTAA
- a CDS encoding DUF2262 domain-containing protein — MPQKKASNTKRTTPLADVINDRVLGKLVFSTALDQTVEFQGKVKLSGRTVTMDLYTDAEGKLGPCILRARRIVENFPAIEIKMQNYIAKKIFPSYNETFRPGKKPFALDQLLSKLKLRFVTTHPEPRATFWFEAGNAFAGHGLQLFMAERNRIVDHDMPG, encoded by the coding sequence ATGCCCCAGAAAAAAGCAAGCAACACCAAGAGGACCACACCTCTTGCGGATGTGATCAATGATCGTGTCCTGGGTAAGCTTGTCTTCTCGACGGCCCTCGACCAGACGGTCGAGTTCCAGGGAAAGGTCAAACTCAGTGGGCGCACGGTCACCATGGATCTTTATACGGACGCCGAGGGGAAACTTGGTCCCTGCATCCTGCGGGCACGTCGCATCGTCGAGAATTTCCCGGCGATAGAAATCAAAATGCAGAATTACATCGCCAAGAAGATTTTCCCTTCGTACAACGAAACGTTCCGACCAGGCAAAAAGCCATTCGCCCTCGATCAACTACTTTCCAAACTTAAGCTTCGCTTCGTCACCACGCATCCCGAACCAAGAGCAACTTTCTGGTTCGAGGCCGGCAACGCATTCGCAGGGCACGGTCTGCAGCTCTTCATGGCCGAAAGAAACCGCATCGTCGATCATGACATGCCGGGATAA
- a CDS encoding MauE/DoxX family redox-associated membrane protein, which produces MATATNSETADVLTGAQPMVLGLPTVRYGLLVVAVIAQAATILITWPLWQVRETPVHMPLVDLPQIPFGGWMLATLILVLIRPRMGLAVHVASLLLSFVFDQYRTQPQFIANAVLMLATIENVGVVIVRWFLASLWLWAGTHKLLSPDWFSFGSWYMVQSLHVNPEDFQMLFAYGVALGEISVGLLAIFRPRWAAIPCVLMHVGIVIFLSPLFYNHNVSVVPWNLATATIGCWVMWNAPSIRPQRRWEWIVAAVLLVYPAGFYLGLVDHGIASVLYSNHLPEGMITTKEGTEKISGWGDLRVPFPNERRLLALYFQRSSQPGDKLHVSEPRPWLGDKYFVLDADGNLVEQTREQFIQGSDNEVYGMEVENRRIHFLLARAGVKKVRREEQSTIYAVEIPPQRYRPELLEMLAGLPNLEQINLGGCEVTDEDLKRLPLLPKLVGIGLTDTPVTNASIETLLKQPQLKVIEYQQSNMTLDAILEFEKHRPID; this is translated from the coding sequence ATGGCAACCGCCACCAATTCAGAAACCGCCGACGTCTTGACGGGGGCCCAGCCGATGGTGCTGGGGTTGCCGACGGTGCGTTACGGCCTATTGGTCGTGGCCGTGATTGCCCAGGCCGCGACGATTCTGATTACGTGGCCGTTGTGGCAGGTTCGCGAAACGCCGGTTCACATGCCGCTGGTCGATCTGCCGCAGATACCTTTTGGCGGGTGGATGCTGGCCACCCTGATTCTGGTGCTGATCCGACCCCGGATGGGGCTGGCCGTGCATGTGGCTTCGCTGCTGCTTTCGTTCGTATTCGATCAGTACCGCACGCAGCCGCAATTCATTGCCAATGCCGTGTTGATGCTGGCGACGATCGAGAACGTCGGCGTGGTGATCGTGCGGTGGTTTCTCGCGTCGCTATGGCTGTGGGCAGGGACGCATAAGCTGTTATCGCCCGATTGGTTTTCGTTCGGATCGTGGTACATGGTGCAGTCGCTGCATGTGAATCCGGAAGACTTCCAGATGCTGTTTGCCTACGGCGTTGCGCTAGGCGAGATCTCGGTTGGCCTGCTGGCCATCTTTCGGCCTCGCTGGGCGGCGATCCCGTGTGTGCTGATGCATGTGGGGATCGTCATCTTTCTGTCCCCCCTGTTTTATAACCACAACGTCAGCGTGGTCCCGTGGAACCTGGCCACGGCAACGATTGGGTGCTGGGTGATGTGGAATGCCCCGAGCATCCGGCCGCAGCGTCGTTGGGAATGGATCGTCGCGGCGGTGCTGTTGGTTTATCCGGCTGGGTTTTACCTGGGCCTGGTCGATCATGGGATCGCCAGCGTGCTGTACTCGAATCACCTGCCGGAAGGGATGATCACCACGAAAGAAGGCACCGAGAAGATCTCGGGCTGGGGAGATCTCCGCGTCCCGTTTCCCAACGAGCGGAGACTACTGGCGTTGTACTTTCAGCGGTCGTCGCAGCCTGGGGATAAGCTGCACGTGTCGGAGCCTCGGCCTTGGCTGGGGGACAAGTACTTTGTCCTTGATGCTGATGGCAACCTGGTCGAACAAACGCGCGAGCAGTTCATTCAGGGAAGTGACAATGAAGTCTACGGCATGGAGGTCGAGAACCGGCGAATTCATTTTCTATTGGCGCGCGCCGGCGTGAAGAAAGTCCGCCGTGAGGAACAGTCCACGATCTATGCCGTCGAGATTCCTCCCCAGCGATATCGACCGGAACTGCTAGAGATGCTGGCAGGGCTGCCGAATCTCGAGCAGATCAACCTGGGGGGCTGCGAAGTGACGGATGAAGACCTGAAACGTTTGCCGCTTTTGCCGAAGCTAGTGGGGATTGGGCTAACCGACACGCCGGTCACCAATGCTTCCATCGAAACGCTACTGAAGCAGCCGCAGCTGAAAGTCATCGAATATCAACAATCGAACATGACGCTCGACGCGATTCTCGAGTTCGAGAAGCACCGCCCGATTGATTAG
- a CDS encoding 3-keto-disaccharide hydrolase, whose amino-acid sequence MRTITPALALLALLLLALPILAEEAPEKPKTKSLFDGKSLEHFEVPQFGGEGAVEVKDGVITMGQGAMLTGITYKRDDFPKTNYELTWEARRTMGIDFFAAATFPVKDSHCSFIPGGWGGAVVGLSNINGEDASENETTTYIAFKDDQWYQFKVRVTDKKIEAWIDEKKVIDAKIEGKKISTRNEVDLSHPMGFAAWQSSAEIRKIELRVLGE is encoded by the coding sequence ATGCGCACCATCACCCCCGCTCTCGCCCTGTTGGCTCTCCTTCTGTTGGCCCTGCCGATTTTGGCCGAGGAAGCCCCAGAGAAGCCGAAGACCAAGTCTCTGTTCGATGGCAAGAGCCTCGAGCACTTCGAGGTCCCGCAGTTCGGCGGGGAAGGGGCCGTTGAGGTCAAAGACGGCGTGATCACCATGGGGCAAGGGGCGATGCTGACCGGCATTACCTACAAGCGTGATGACTTCCCGAAAACCAATTACGAGCTGACCTGGGAAGCCCGGCGCACGATGGGCATCGACTTCTTCGCCGCCGCCACGTTCCCCGTGAAAGACAGCCACTGCAGCTTCATCCCCGGCGGCTGGGGCGGAGCAGTCGTCGGCCTGAGCAACATCAACGGCGAAGACGCCTCGGAAAACGAAACGACTACCTACATCGCCTTCAAAGACGACCAGTGGTACCAATTCAAAGTCCGCGTGACCGATAAAAAAATCGAAGCCTGGATCGACGAAAAAAAGGTGATCGACGCGAAGATTGAGGGGAAGAAGATCTCGACGCGGAACGAGGTGGACCTATCGCACCCGATGGGTTTTGCGGCTTGGCAGAGTTCGGCGGAGATTCGGAAGATTGAGCTGCGTGTTTTGGGGGAGTAG